One region of Brachybacterium saurashtrense genomic DNA includes:
- a CDS encoding 5-formyltetrahydrofolate cyclo-ligase, with the protein MDDETTTTRKQALRRQLRAARTARSHGEDGAALRAREAERLLEHAAPLLAEVEQAAAEAGRRGDPAPLVAAFHPTPTEADVLPLARRLVEAGARLAFPAAAGDELEWIVWDGSTPFQDSPGRGFGKEPAGERLGPRALQSAVLVLAPAVAVDRSCTRIGHGAGYYDRALDGLGPGTRVVAVVHPEELLPAGTLPRGVHDVPIPEVLTADGLVSLVTSARA; encoded by the coding sequence ATGGACGACGAGACCACGACCACGCGCAAGCAGGCGCTGCGCCGGCAGCTGCGGGCCGCGCGCACCGCGCGCTCCCACGGCGAGGACGGGGCGGCGCTGCGCGCCCGAGAGGCGGAGCGTCTGCTCGAGCACGCCGCACCGCTCCTCGCCGAGGTGGAGCAGGCGGCGGCGGAGGCCGGCCGGCGCGGCGACCCGGCCCCTCTGGTGGCGGCCTTCCACCCCACGCCGACGGAGGCCGACGTGCTGCCGCTGGCGCGCCGGCTGGTCGAGGCCGGGGCACGCCTGGCGTTCCCGGCCGCCGCCGGCGACGAGCTCGAGTGGATCGTCTGGGACGGGAGCACGCCCTTCCAGGACTCCCCCGGCCGCGGCTTCGGGAAGGAGCCCGCCGGGGAGCGGCTGGGGCCCCGCGCACTGCAGAGCGCCGTGCTGGTGCTCGCCCCGGCGGTGGCGGTGGACCGCTCCTGCACCAGGATCGGGCACGGCGCCGGCTACTACGACCGCGCGCTCGACGGCCTCGGCCCGGGCACCCGGGTGGTGGCCGTCGTCCATCCCGAGGAGCTGCTGCCCGCCGGCACCCTGCCCCGGGGCGTGCACGACGTGCCGATCCCCGAGGTGCTCACGGCAGACGGGCTCGTCTCGCTGGTCACGTCCGCGCGCGCGTGA
- a CDS encoding GNAT family N-acetyltransferase has protein sequence MVHVWPLTLRDGEIALRPLRRRDRTAFDRLRRRNAGWLRPWDATDPEDPGRVLDFASLRRWNHQQARLGTSLPLAIRVHGVLAGQITAGPIQYGAVRSAVLGYWIDRDTAGRGVVPRAAALLIDHLFAELGLHRVEATVRPENGASLRVAEKLHLRSEGMRRSAIHVDGAWRDHLVFALTAEEVPTGEDGRGVLRRLHHEFPHDTPVM, from the coding sequence ATGGTTCACGTCTGGCCGCTGACCCTGCGCGACGGGGAGATCGCCCTGCGCCCGCTGCGGCGCCGCGACCGCACGGCCTTCGACCGGCTCCGGCGGCGCAACGCGGGCTGGCTGCGCCCGTGGGACGCCACCGACCCGGAGGATCCGGGCCGGGTGCTCGACTTCGCCAGCCTGCGCCGCTGGAACCATCAGCAGGCGCGGCTGGGGACGTCCCTGCCGCTGGCGATCAGGGTGCACGGGGTGCTTGCCGGGCAGATCACGGCCGGGCCCATCCAGTACGGGGCGGTGCGCTCCGCCGTGCTCGGCTACTGGATCGATCGGGACACCGCCGGCCGCGGGGTGGTGCCGCGGGCGGCGGCGCTGCTCATCGACCACCTGTTCGCCGAGCTCGGGCTGCACCGGGTGGAGGCGACGGTGCGTCCCGAGAACGGGGCGAGCCTGCGGGTGGCGGAGAAGCTGCACCTGCGGTCGGAGGGGATGCGGCGCTCCGCGATTCACGTGGACGGGGCCTGGCGGGACCACCTCGTCTTCGCCCTCACCGCGGAGGAGGTGCCCACCGGCGAGGACGGCCGCGGCGTGCTGCGTCGGCTGCATCACGAGTTTCCGCACGACACGCCCGTGATGTGA
- a CDS encoding alanine racemase, with amino-acid sequence MPLPRDLRRLDALLVREGWCERPMAVLDLDAFDANAADLARRAGGTPVRVASKSLRVRALLERALARPGFAGILAYTLPEALWLVHHGARDVVVAYPTAERGALRRLAADPACLRAITLMVDEIAQLDLLLEATADLAPRAGDLRLRVALEVDVSYAPLPGVRLGALRSPQRSPAQVTALAQQVLSRPRLHLVGLMAYEGQIAGVGDAARSPRGAAVRAMKRLSRADVAARRAEAVAAVQALTALEFVNGGGTGSVESTVAEEAVTEVAAGSGLIGPGLFDHYRGVRPRPALHLGVSVVRRPAPGVATLLGGGWIASGVPGADRLPALAHPPGLAYAPQEAAGEVQTPVRGRAADELRVGDTVWLRHAKAGEPAEHVNRYVLVQGEEVVGSVPTYRGEGASFL; translated from the coding sequence ATGCCCCTCCCGCGCGACCTCCGCCGCCTCGACGCGCTGCTGGTGCGGGAGGGCTGGTGCGAGCGTCCGATGGCGGTGCTCGACCTCGACGCGTTCGACGCGAACGCGGCGGACCTCGCCCGCCGCGCCGGCGGCACCCCGGTGCGCGTGGCCTCCAAGTCGCTCCGGGTGCGCGCCCTGCTCGAGCGGGCACTGGCCCGCCCGGGATTCGCCGGGATCCTCGCCTACACCCTCCCCGAGGCGCTCTGGCTGGTGCACCACGGCGCCCGGGACGTGGTGGTCGCCTATCCCACCGCGGAGCGCGGGGCGCTTCGCCGCCTCGCCGCTGATCCCGCCTGTCTGCGCGCGATCACCCTGATGGTCGACGAGATCGCGCAGCTGGACCTCCTCCTCGAGGCCACGGCGGATCTCGCTCCTCGCGCCGGGGATCTGCGCCTGCGCGTCGCGCTCGAGGTGGACGTCTCCTACGCCCCGCTGCCGGGCGTGCGCCTGGGCGCGCTGCGCTCCCCGCAGCGCAGTCCCGCCCAGGTCACGGCGCTCGCGCAGCAGGTGCTGTCCCGGCCGCGCCTGCACCTGGTGGGTTTGATGGCCTACGAGGGGCAGATCGCCGGGGTGGGGGATGCCGCCCGCAGTCCCCGGGGCGCGGCCGTCCGGGCGATGAAGCGGCTCTCGCGCGCGGACGTCGCGGCGCGCCGCGCAGAGGCGGTCGCGGCGGTGCAGGCGCTCACGGCGCTGGAGTTCGTCAACGGCGGCGGGACCGGGTCGGTGGAGTCCACCGTCGCCGAGGAGGCGGTCACCGAGGTCGCCGCGGGGTCCGGCCTGATCGGCCCGGGCCTGTTCGACCACTACCGCGGTGTCCGTCCGCGCCCGGCGCTGCACCTGGGCGTGAGCGTGGTGCGGCGGCCCGCCCCCGGCGTCGCGACCCTGCTGGGCGGCGGCTGGATCGCCAGCGGCGTGCCGGGGGCGGACCGCCTGCCCGCCCTCGCGCATCCTCCCGGTCTCGCCTACGCGCCGCAGGAGGCGGCCGGCGAGGTGCAGACCCCGGTGCGCGGTAGGGCCGCAGACGAGCTGCGAGTGGGGGACACCGTGTGGCTGCGCCATGCGAAGGCGGGGGAGCCGGCCGAGCACGTGAACCGCTACGTGCTGGTGCAGGGCGAGGAGGTGGTCGGCTCCGTCCCGACCTACCGCGGCGAGGGGGCGTCCTTCCTGTGA